A region of Acidobacteriota bacterium DNA encodes the following proteins:
- a CDS encoding WG repeat-containing protein, which produces MITLIITRGSTACEWDYLIWINHSKSADPLYRFVQKGKAGYIDQAGNILFRPKLNAYGNYGGEFHDGLLEVGVSDGKYADISGTLVIDKGFYRGWDFSEGLAVAMRKDGEKWGYIDRAGKFVISPRFDTYPKGYVHSFSDGLAMIEVAKKYGYIDHTGEFVIQPRFLHATDFNEGMARVVVEGPCVYIGNGPCPDVRMVGESAQGKVSACKFAFIDKSGSIVTIQRYDYAKEFSEGLAPVKIGEKWGYIDKQGRTVIPPRFDEAERFSDGLARVRQGDLYGYVDHKGEYAVQPQYKYADDFSDGLAVVSSSWSQQEFRYEYFYYIDKQGNQAIEEKFALASPFFKGVAHVKLMPDKKRSNTKGNSAEGVFAYISTTGARIFTYWGER; this is translated from the coding sequence AATCACGCGAGGATCTACCGCGTGCGAGTGGGATTACCTGATTTGGATAAATCACAGCAAATCTGCTGACCCGTTATACCGCTTTGTACAAAAAGGAAAGGCTGGATACATTGACCAAGCAGGAAACATATTATTCCGACCAAAGCTTAATGCGTATGGAAACTACGGTGGTGAATTTCATGATGGGTTGCTAGAAGTAGGAGTCAGCGACGGCAAGTATGCAGACATATCGGGAACACTTGTCATTGATAAAGGGTTTTATCGAGGCTGGGACTTCTCTGAGGGACTTGCTGTAGCCATGCGAAAGGATGGTGAAAAATGGGGATACATTGATCGAGCTGGAAAGTTCGTGATCAGTCCACGTTTTGATACTTATCCCAAAGGATACGTTCATTCATTTTCTGATGGGTTGGCGATGATTGAGGTCGCTAAAAAATATGGCTACATCGACCACACAGGGGAGTTTGTCATTCAGCCACGATTTCTGCATGCAACAGACTTCAACGAAGGGATGGCTCGTGTGGTCGTCGAAGGCCCCTGTGTTTATATTGGCAACGGGCCTTGCCCGGACGTTCGGATGGTTGGTGAAAGTGCTCAAGGGAAAGTATCTGCCTGCAAGTTCGCCTTCATTGACAAGTCCGGCTCTATCGTCACGATTCAACGTTACGACTACGCGAAAGAGTTTTCGGAGGGACTAGCACCGGTCAAGATTGGGGAGAAGTGGGGATACATTGACAAGCAAGGGCGAACGGTAATCCCGCCCCGATTCGATGAAGCCGAACGATTCTCTGACGGACTGGCTCGCGTGCGGCAGGGCGATTTGTATGGATACGTTGATCATAAAGGTGAATATGCTGTTCAACCACAATACAAGTATGCAGATGATTTTTCAGATGGGCTTGCGGTAGTAAGTAGCAGTTGGAGCCAACAAGAATTCAGATATGAGTATTTCTATTACATCGATAAGCAAGGCAACCAAGCAATTGAAGAGAAGTTTGCTTTAGCAAGCCCTTTCTTCAAAGGGGTGGCCCATGTAAAGCTAATGCCAGACAAGAAAAGAAGCAATACCAAAGGCAATAGTGCAG